One Deltaproteobacteria bacterium genomic region harbors:
- a CDS encoding flavodoxin family protein, with amino-acid sequence MRARNALADSERHLVIRDDEIRVIALAGSPRRGGSSDRLLDAFVAGAREAGASVARLAITELSIAPCDGCAECEAHGRCVILDDHGPLADRVQDSDIFVVSTPVYFSGFPGMTKNFVDRFQAHWARRYRLGHTERRGPVGYLLATGGAPSMKNFDGVNATFKYLMQAIWGRVGDSVTIPNLDVRGPIGEDHEAVRVAREMGYQSVRQRREGGIP; translated from the coding sequence GTGCGGGCAAGAAACGCACTCGCGGATTCGGAGCGGCATTTGGTGATTCGTGACGACGAAATCCGCGTGATCGCGCTGGCGGGAAGCCCACGGCGGGGCGGAAGCTCCGACCGATTGCTCGACGCGTTCGTGGCGGGTGCGCGCGAGGCCGGCGCGTCGGTCGCGCGTCTCGCGATCACCGAGCTTTCCATCGCGCCCTGCGACGGGTGCGCCGAATGCGAGGCGCACGGGCGGTGCGTGATTCTGGACGACCACGGTCCGCTCGCCGATCGCGTTCAAGATTCCGACATCTTTGTGGTCTCCACCCCGGTCTATTTTTCGGGATTTCCCGGCATGACCAAGAACTTCGTCGACCGGTTTCAGGCGCACTGGGCGCGCAGATACCGCCTCGGCCACACGGAACGTCGCGGCCCCGTCGGTTATCTGCTCGCGACGGGCGGCGCGCCGAGCATGAAGAACTTCGACGGCGTGAACGCCACGTTCAAATATCTGATGCAGGCCATCTGGGGACGGGTCGGCGATTCGGTGACGATTCCCAATCTCGACGTCCGGGGCCCGATCGGCGAAGATCACGAGGCCGTGCGCGTCGCGCGAGAAATGGGTTATCAGTCGGTGCGGCAGCGCCGCGAGGGGGGAATACCATGA
- the bcp gene encoding thioredoxin-dependent thiol peroxidase → MSDDLKGKKAPAFSMPDAEGKVHKLGDYAGRKVVLYFYPKDDTPGCTREACGFRDLKADFDELRTVILGVSSDAAASHQKFTTKYGLNFPLLTDKDHAVASKYGAYGEKSMYGKKVTGVIRSTFVIDAAGKVAGQWRGVKVDGHMDKVLEFVKGMP, encoded by the coding sequence ATGAGTGACGATCTGAAGGGGAAAAAGGCACCCGCGTTCTCGATGCCCGACGCCGAGGGCAAGGTTCACAAGCTCGGCGATTACGCCGGGCGCAAGGTTGTGCTGTACTTCTACCCCAAGGACGACACCCCGGGCTGCACCCGCGAAGCTTGTGGGTTTCGCGATCTGAAGGCGGACTTCGACGAACTGAGAACGGTGATTCTCGGCGTGTCGTCGGATGCGGCGGCGTCGCACCAGAAGTTCACGACAAAATACGGCCTGAACTTTCCCCTGCTCACGGACAAGGACCACGCCGTGGCATCGAAGTACGGCGCCTACGGCGAAAAGTCGATGTACGGCAAGAAGGTCACGGGCGTCATCCGTTCGACCTTCGTCATCGATGCGGCGGGGAAGGTCGCGGGCCAGTGGCGGGGCGTGAAGGTGGACGGGCACATGGACAAGGTGCTCGAATTCGTGAAGGGCATGCCCTGA
- the polX gene encoding DNA polymerase/3'-5' exonuclease PolX — protein sequence MGAELDKKVVAKTLRKVGVLLELAGENPFKARAFDRAARAVETWDGSFAELATASAGGQVEGIGKGIAADLAELAASGRLGVLDDLEASFPAGLTDLLDISGLGPKTVRKLYEELGVTNIDALESACLDGRIAKLPRMGEKSVANILAGITHLRSYSGRFHLHTALDVATGVAAALAPFAERIEIAGSLRRRRETVKDIDLLAATSDVTRLADAFTSLPGVTRVTGKGETKCSVILGSGMACDLRMVDASVFGAALAHFTGSADHNVAMRRRAKSMGMKLSEYGLEREDGTRIPCPDERDAFEALGLAVIPPELREDLGEIDAAQSGALPALVESGELRGVLHAHTQYSDGTASIADMAAAARDLGFAYLGLADHSQSSTVAGGLKPDAVRRQHAEIDEFNAAHEFRVLKGIESDIRKDGSLDYDDDVLASFDFVIASVHSHFQMSRNDMTARVIRAARNPFTTMLGHPTGRLLLRREPYEIDMDAVVEACAESGCAIEINANPYRLDLDWRLVKKAIGLGVCIAICPDAHSTQQLAYSGFGVDIARKGWARSSDVLNTLDAEEFLTFAGARRNS from the coding sequence ATGGGCGCGGAACTCGACAAAAAGGTCGTGGCGAAGACGCTGCGCAAGGTCGGCGTCCTGCTCGAACTCGCGGGTGAAAACCCGTTCAAGGCGCGCGCCTTCGATCGCGCGGCCCGGGCGGTGGAAACCTGGGACGGCTCGTTCGCCGAACTCGCGACCGCTTCGGCGGGCGGTCAAGTCGAGGGAATCGGAAAGGGCATCGCCGCGGATCTGGCCGAACTCGCGGCCTCGGGTCGTCTGGGCGTTCTCGACGATCTCGAAGCGTCATTTCCGGCCGGGCTCACCGATCTGCTCGACATCTCCGGTCTCGGCCCCAAGACCGTGCGAAAACTTTACGAGGAACTCGGCGTCACGAACATCGACGCACTCGAATCCGCCTGCCTCGACGGAAGGATCGCGAAGCTCCCGCGCATGGGCGAGAAAAGCGTCGCGAACATCCTTGCGGGCATCACGCACCTTCGCAGCTATTCCGGTCGGTTCCATCTTCACACCGCACTCGATGTCGCGACGGGCGTCGCGGCGGCGCTGGCTCCCTTCGCAGAACGGATCGAGATTGCCGGATCGCTGCGTCGCCGCCGGGAGACGGTAAAGGACATCGACCTCCTCGCCGCCACGAGCGACGTCACCCGGCTCGCGGATGCGTTCACGTCGCTGCCCGGGGTGACTCGCGTGACGGGCAAGGGCGAGACGAAGTGCTCCGTGATTCTTGGCAGCGGAATGGCGTGCGACCTGCGCATGGTCGACGCATCGGTCTTCGGCGCGGCGCTCGCGCACTTCACGGGCAGCGCCGATCACAACGTCGCCATGCGCCGCCGCGCGAAATCGATGGGAATGAAGCTCAGCGAGTATGGCCTCGAACGCGAGGACGGCACTCGCATCCCCTGCCCCGACGAACGCGACGCGTTCGAGGCGTTGGGCCTCGCGGTCATCCCGCCGGAACTGCGCGAGGATCTGGGCGAGATCGACGCCGCCCAGTCCGGGGCGTTGCCGGCGCTGGTCGAGTCGGGCGAGCTGCGCGGTGTTCTGCACGCGCACACGCAGTATTCCGACGGCACCGCGTCGATCGCCGATATGGCTGCCGCCGCGCGCGACTTGGGCTTCGCGTATCTGGGACTCGCCGACCACAGCCAAAGTTCCACGGTGGCCGGCGGCCTGAAACCCGACGCGGTGCGCCGCCAGCACGCCGAGATCGACGAATTCAACGCGGCGCACGAGTTCCGCGTGCTCAAAGGCATCGAGTCGGATATCCGCAAAGACGGTTCACTCGACTACGACGACGACGTGCTCGCGTCGTTCGATTTCGTCATCGCCAGCGTGCACTCGCACTTTCAAATGAGCCGCAACGACATGACCGCGCGCGTGATCCGCGCCGCGCGCAACCCCTTCACGACGATGTTGGGACATCCCACGGGCCGTTTATTGCTACGCCGCGAACCCTACGAGATCGACATGGACGCTGTGGTAGAAGCCTGCGCCGAATCGGGCTGTGCGATCGAGATCAACGCGAATCCGTATCGCCTCGATCTCGACTGGCGGCTCGTGAAAAAGGCGATCGGGCTCGGCGTGTGCATCGCGATCTGCCCCGACGCTCACAGCACGCAGCAACTCGCGTACTCGGGCTTCGGCGTGGATATTGCGCGCAAGGGCTGGGCGCGCAGCTCGGACGTTTTGAACACGCTCGACGCGGAGGAATTTCTGACTTTCGCAGGCGCCCGGCGGAATAGTTAG